A window of Onychostoma macrolepis isolate SWU-2019 chromosome 01, ASM1243209v1, whole genome shotgun sequence contains these coding sequences:
- the slkb gene encoding STE20-like kinase b isoform X2 — protein sequence MSFFNFRKIFKLGAEKKKKQYDHVHRDTNPEEIWEIVGELGDGAFGKVFKAQNKQTGIFAAAKVIDTKSEDELEDYMVEIDILASCDHHNIVKLLDAFYYESKLWILIEFCAGGAIDAVMLELERPLTEPQIRVVCKQTLDALLYLHDNKVIHRDLKAGNILLSLDGDVKLADFGVSAKNTKTVQRRDSFIGTPYWMAPEVVMCETSKDRPYDYKADIWSLGITLIELAQIEPPNHEMNPMRVLLKIAKAEPPTLQRPSKWSPEFNDFLKHALDKNVDNRWSTAQLLQHPFVSSVTDSRPLRELIAEAKAEVTEEIEDLKEEEEEEDHEGNLLLPGHKRAPSDASVGSSEDEKLPQSPSTLESVPEKIEEVATPKLPDDNGIAGIKKEEEPLKVGENHIEDVAEPESKEQAVEVSPEESQEPKAEEKPVELETPTDTVVQTEEQRAKPDGEKLEEVKEVVGNGELVKEVSASDISSLETPTEPVKQAVPDEPIPTSPLKEEESVEEKEKPELVEKQSPVKPRYVKKEDSDSGISSSADNSSIDLNLSISSFISKSKEPGTVSQQYNKRQKKTLKKTRKFIVDGVEVSVTTSKIITDNDTKSEEMRFLRRQELRELRLLQKEEQRAQQQLSNKLQQQREQIYKRFEQEVTSKKRQYDTEVENMERQQKQTIERLEQEHTERLREEAKRIKAEQDKELSKFQSTLKNRKKEEQEFLQKQQQDLDSALKKIIQQHKHELATIERDCLNNKQQLLRAREAAMWELEERHLQEKHQLHKQQLKDQYFMQRHQLLKRHEKEMEQMHRYNQRLVEEMKNKQTQERTRLPKIQRSDAKTRMAMFKKSLRITTTGVTPELEREKVKQFAAQEEKRQKNERHHQHQKHETQMRDLQTQCDANVRELQQLQNEKCHLLIEHETQKLKELDEEHSAELKDWREKLRPRKKALEDEFARKLQEQEMFFKMSGESACLNPSTQSRISKFYPVPSVHSTGF from the exons ATGTCCTTCTTTAATTTCCGCAAAATCTTTAAATTGGGCgcagagaagaagaagaagcaatATGATCACGTGCACAGGGACACAAATCCGGAGGAAATCTGGGAGATTGTGGGAGAACTGGGGGATGGAGCCTTCGGAAAGGTGTTCAAg gcTCAAAACAAGCAGACAGGCATTTTTGCTGCTGCAAAGGTGATTGACACCAAAAGTGAAGATGAGCTGGAGGACTACATGGTGGAGATCGACATCTTGGCATCATGCGATCATCACAATATTGTCAAGCTGCTTGACGCGTTTTACTACGAGAGCAAACTGTGG aTCCTGATAGAGTTCTGTGCCGGCGGAGCCATCGATGCTGTCATGCTCG agctGGAAAGGCCTCTGACGGAGCCGCAGATCAGGGTGGTTTGTAAGCAGACTCTGGATGCTCTGCTGTATCTGCATGACAACAAGGTGATCCACAGAGACTTGAAGGCTGGAAACATCCTGCTCTCTCTCGACGGAGATGTCAAACTGG CGGACTTTGGAGTGTCTGCCAAGAACACAAAGACCGTCCAGCGAAGAGACTCCTTCATTGGAACCCCTTACTG GATGGCTCCAGAGGTTGTGATGTGTGAGACGTCTAAGGACAGGCCGTATGACTATAAGGCAGATATTTGGTCTCTAGGAATCACTCTGATCGAGCTGGCCCAGATCGAACCGCCCAACCATGAGATGAACCCAATGAGAGTTCTGCTCAAGATCGCCAAAGCTGAGCCGCCTACTCTCCAGCGGCCTTCAAAATG GTCTCCTGAGTTTAATGACTTCCTGAAACATGCGCTGGATAAGAACGTGGACAACAGGTGGAGCACAGCACAGCTTCTTCAG CACCCGTTTGTGAGTAGTGTGACTGACAGCCGACCCCTGCGGGAACTCATCGCTGAGGCCAAGGCGGAGGTCACAGAGGAGATAGAGGACCtgaaggaggaagaggaggaagaagatCATGAAGGAAACCTG CTGCTTCCTGGACACAAACGCGCACCATCTGACGCTAGCGTTGGAAGCTCTGAAGACGAGAAGCTTCCACAGTCGCCATCCACCTTGGAGTCTGTTCCTGAGAAGATCGAGGAGGTCGCTACACCCAAACTGCCAGATGATAATGGTATAGCTGGAATAAAGAAGGAAGAAGAACCTCTGAAGGTGGGCGAGAACCACATTGAGGATGTAGCAGAACCTGAATCTAAGGAACAAGCTGTGGAAGTATCTCCAGAGGAATCTCAAGAACCTAAAGCTGAAGAGAAGCCTGTAGAACTAGAGACTCCTACTGATACAGTAGTCCAAACAGAGGAGCAAAGAGCCAAACCTGATGGAGAGAAACTGGAAGAGGTAAAGGAGGTGGTGGGCAATGGTGAACTCGTAAAGGAAGTGTCTGCATCAGACATTTCTTCATTGGAGACACCAACAGAACCCGTTAAACAAGCTGTGCCTGATGAACCTATTCCAACATCTCCATTGAAAGAAGAAGAGAGTGTTGAGGAAAAGGAGAAACCTGAACTGGTGGAGAAACAAAGCCCTGTGAAGCCCAGGTATGTGAAGAAGGAGGACTCCGACTCTGGGATCAGTTCTTCAGCTGACAACAGCAGCATAGACCTGAACTTATCCATCTCCAGCTTTATTAGCAAATCCAAGGAGCCAGGAACTGTCTCTCAGCAG TACAACAAGAGGCAGAAAAAGACTCTGAAAAAGACTCGCAAGTTCATCGTGGATGGTGTGGAAGTCAGCGTAACAACGTCCAAGATCATCACAGACAATGACACCAAAAGCGAGGAGATGAGATTCCTCCG gCGTCAGGAGCTGAGGGAACTGAGACTTCTTCAGAAAGAGGAGCAGAGAGCCCAACAGCAGCTCAGCAACAAACTCCAGCAGCAGAGAGAGCAGATCTACAAACGCTTCGAACAGGAAGTCACG AGTAAGAAGCGTCAGTATGATACGGAGGTGGAGAATATGGAGCGGCAGCAGAAACAGACCATCGAGCGTCTGGAGCAGGAGCACACCGAGCGCCTCAGAGAAGAGGCCAAACGCATCAAAGCTGAGCAGGACAAAGAGCTTTCCAAGTTTCAGAGCACACTCAAGAACCGCAAGAAAGAG gaGCAGGAGTTTCTTCAGAAGCAGCAGCAGGATCTGGACAGCGCTCTGAAGAAGATCATTCAGCAGCACAAACATGAGCTGGCCACTATTGAGAGAGACTGTCTCAACAACAAGCAGCAGCTCCTGAGAG CCCGAGAAGCCGCTATGTGGGAGCTGGAAGAGCGCCACCTACAGGAAAAACACCAGTTGCACAAACAGCAGTTGAAAGACCAGTACTTCATGCAGCGACACCAGCTGCTTAAAAGACACGAGAAG GAAATGGAGCAGATGCATAGGTATAACCAGCGTCTGGTAGAGGAGATGAAGAACAAACAGACGCAGGAGAGAACTAGACTGCCTAAGATCCAGCGCAGTGATGCAAAGACCCGCATGGCCATGTTCAAAAAGAGTCTGCGCATCACGACCACAGGGGTCACACCGGAACTGGAACGCGAGAAGGTCAAACAG TTTGCAGCACAGGAGGAGAAGAGACAAAAGAACGAGCGTCACCATCAACACCAGAAACATGAGACTCAGATGAGAGACCTGCAGACGCAGTGCGACGCCAACGTCAGAGAACTACAGCAGCTGCAG AATGAGAAGTGCCATCTGTTGATTGAGCATGAGACTCAGAAGCTGAAGGAGCTGGATGAGGAGCACAGCGCAGAGCTCAAGGACTGGAGAGAGAAACTCAGACCCCGCAAGAAG GCCCTTGAGGACGAGTTCGCCCGTAAGCTACAGGAACAggaaatgttcttcaaaatgagCGGGGAGTCTGCATGCCTTAACCCCTCCACCCAGAGCCGGATCTCAAAGTTCTACCCCGTCCCGAGTGTCCACTCCACCGGgttttaa
- the tsga10 gene encoding testis-specific gene 10 protein isoform X2: MLRARRSTSPVKGASTQRSPTRHSPVKGGTYDSELMRVLRERDELQNMLEKHERHLSEIQANVKVLTAERDKTRMHYQQAQEEIAALRREVMMSKAARGPKSSVTAQSILKRVEAERDEATADLHRMTTERDSLRERLKISQETAISERAHLEQRVEDLQAAVLTLEQERGEQRSRHAQMRETMMCLEEEVQVLGRKLNASEEELSRLRNECSSLRLANNQLEISLSENQRRLTSRIGELQNTHERNKMLDEKNDSLLRQVTAMQEEVNMLRCTVSELDQHIDSLQEQLEKKADLLTTANDQLDEKEKTIRSLKLRTEDLETTLITMRETIAGRERELDVLRRKLSDSESEMGTVMKVKDATLQENGQLRGDFDKARLEIQTLQLKLDEANEDIEDLQEKVQVHIADISRTEDLLSAKERECRELQESRRKASLQMESWEEQARHAETTVIELRLELHNSNLEILRLKERADSLESSLQQALSAERSCTSQLSQLNRKMIHVEEDLRQAQTERTQVQTDLEKTRELCVKLDASKEAVQRELEPCRSEIELLQKQLSGERLSVQTLESLLVSSREKELQRQLTSQERQTEVQILKDKLSMADSKVSSQSREMAQLRTRSTQLEADLEMTKRHLATERFERERAVQELRRQGLSAISPVLSSTLRSSSTSRHRSLSPHRSLSPERSHHSTPDPPLVSYYPDRSLTFRDLYD, encoded by the exons ATGCTGAGGGCACGTCGCTCTACCAGCCCCGTCAAGGGGGCATCTACCCAGCGCAGTCCCACCAGACACTCACCTGTTAAA GGTGGCACGTACGATTCAGAGCTAATGAGGGTGTTACGAGAAAGAGATGAACTGCAAAACATGTTGGAGAAACACGAGCGGCACCTCTCAGAAATCCAGGCCAATGTTAAAGTGCTCACAGCTGAACGGGACAAGACCAGAATGCACTACCAGCAG GCTCAAGAGGAGATAGCAGCTCTACGACGGGAGGTCATGATGTCAAAGGCCGCACGAGGGCCCAAGAGCAGTGTGACCGCACAGAGCATCCTGAAACGAGTGGAGGCCGAGCGAGATGAGGCCACAGCAGACCTCCACCGCATGaccacagagagagacagcCTGAGAGAGAGACTCAAG ATCTCTCAGGAGACAGCCATCAGCGAGAGAGCTCACCTGGAGCAGAGGGTGGAGGACCTGCAGGCTGCTGTACTCACA CTGGAGCAGGAGCGAGGGGAACAGAGAAGCAGGCACGCTCAAATGAGGGAGACCATGATGTGTCTGGAGGAGGAAGTTCAAGTACTTGGGCGAAAACTCAATGCCAGTGAAGAAGAGCTCAGCCGCCTCAGAAATGAGTGCAGCAGCCTCAG ACTGGCAAATAATCAGTTGGAAATCTCTCTGAGTGAGAATCAGCGAAGACTAACCAGCAGGATTGGAGAGCTACAAAACACTCATGAGAGAAATAAAATGCTGGATGAAAAGAATG ACTCTCTCCTGAGGCAGGTGACTGCTATGCAAGAGGAAGTGAACATGCTGCGGTGTACAGTCTCAGAGCTGGACCAGCATATAGACTCGCTGCAGGAACAACTGGAGAAAAAGGCAGACCTGCTCACCACAGCAAATGACCAGCTAGATGAGAAG gAGAAAACCATTAGGAGCTTAAAACTGAGAACCGAGGATCTTGAGACAACTCTAAT AACTATGAGGGAGACCATAGCTGGCAGAGAAAGAGAGCTGGATGTTCTGAGGAGGAAGCTGTCTGACTCTGAAAGTGAGATGGGCACAGTGATGAAAGTCAAAGACGCCACATTACAAGAGAACGGTCAGCTGAGGGGCGACTTTGACAAAGCACGTCTGGAAATTCAG ACTCTACAGCTCAAGCTGGATGAAGCTAATGAGGATATAGAAGACTTGCAGGAAAAAGTACAAGTTCACATTGCTGACATCTCACGCACTGAAGATCTGTTGTCTGCTAAG GAGCGCGAGTGCAGAGAACTGCAAGAGTCTCGAAGGAAAGCGTCTCTTCAGATGGAAAGCTGGGAGGAACAGGCCAGACATGCTGAAACCACTGTCATCGAACTCCGTCTTGAGCTTCACAACTCTAACTTAGAGATACTTCGACTCAAAGAAAGAGCAGACAGCCTGGAGAGCAGCCTGCAACAG GCGCTGAGTGCAGAGCGGAGTTGTACTAGTCAGCTGTCTCAGCTGAACCGAAAGATGATTCACGTGGAGGAAGATCTGCGTCAGGCCCAGACTGAGCGCACACAGGTGCAGACTGACCTGGAAAAAACACGGGAGCTCTGTGTCAAACTGGATGCCAGCAAAGAAGCT gtGCAGCGTGAGCTGGAACCATGCCGCTCTGAGATTGAGCTGTTACAGAAGCAGCTGAGCGGTGAACGTCTGTCTGTTCAGACTTTAGAGAGCTTGCTGGTGTCTTCACGAGAAAAGGAGTTACAGAGGCAGCTCACCTCTCAGGAAAGACAGACCGAAGTACAAATTCTCAAGGACAAACTCAGCATGGCTGACAGCAAAGT GAGTTCTCAGAGTAGGGAAATGGCTCAGCTGAGGACACGATCAACCCAGCTGGAGGCAGATCTTGAGATGACCAAGAGACACCTGGCCACTGAGCGCTTTGAAAG GGAGCGTGCAGTACAGGAACTGCGCAGGCAAGGGCTCTCAGCTATTTCTCCCGTCCTCTCCTCCACTCTGCGTTCGTCATCCACTTCTCGTCATCGCTCTCTGAGTCCTCACAGATCATTGTCTCCAGAACGCTCTCATCACAGCACACCTGACCCACCGCTCGTGTCATATTACCCTGACAG gAGTCTGACTTTCAGAGACCTTTATGACTGA
- the tsga10 gene encoding testis-specific gene 10 protein isoform X1: MKFVSLFLKKKNLTITGEIPILPAHVRSLTVRDRDCYLKRLTLMAETRLATRTHFYSKDGRSDRIPFADEAEALRRMLRARRSTSPVKGASTQRSPTRHSPVKGGTYDSELMRVLRERDELQNMLEKHERHLSEIQANVKVLTAERDKTRMHYQQAQEEIAALRREVMMSKAARGPKSSVTAQSILKRVEAERDEATADLHRMTTERDSLRERLKISQETAISERAHLEQRVEDLQAAVLTLEQERGEQRSRHAQMRETMMCLEEEVQVLGRKLNASEEELSRLRNECSSLRLANNQLEISLSENQRRLTSRIGELQNTHERNKMLDEKNDSLLRQVTAMQEEVNMLRCTVSELDQHIDSLQEQLEKKADLLTTANDQLDEKEKTIRSLKLRTEDLETTLITMRETIAGRERELDVLRRKLSDSESEMGTVMKVKDATLQENGQLRGDFDKARLEIQTLQLKLDEANEDIEDLQEKVQVHIADISRTEDLLSAKERECRELQESRRKASLQMESWEEQARHAETTVIELRLELHNSNLEILRLKERADSLESSLQQALSAERSCTSQLSQLNRKMIHVEEDLRQAQTERTQVQTDLEKTRELCVKLDASKEAVQRELEPCRSEIELLQKQLSGERLSVQTLESLLVSSREKELQRQLTSQERQTEVQILKDKLSMADSKVSSQSREMAQLRTRSTQLEADLEMTKRHLATERFERERAVQELRRQGLSAISPVLSSTLRSSSTSRHRSLSPHRSLSPERSHHSTPDPPLVSYYPDRSLTFRDLYD, translated from the exons atgaagtttgttagcttgtttttaaaaaaaaaaaatttaacaataACTGGAGAAATTCCGATTTTACCTGCACATGTGAGGTCACTCACTGTCCGGGACCGCGATtgttatttgaaaaggttaactttaaTGGCCGAAACCAGATTGGCGACCCGCACACATTTTTACTCaaaggatggacgatctgacaggattccCTTCG CTGACGAGGCTGAGGCACTGAGAAGGATGCTGAGGGCACGTCGCTCTACCAGCCCCGTCAAGGGGGCATCTACCCAGCGCAGTCCCACCAGACACTCACCTGTTAAA GGTGGCACGTACGATTCAGAGCTAATGAGGGTGTTACGAGAAAGAGATGAACTGCAAAACATGTTGGAGAAACACGAGCGGCACCTCTCAGAAATCCAGGCCAATGTTAAAGTGCTCACAGCTGAACGGGACAAGACCAGAATGCACTACCAGCAG GCTCAAGAGGAGATAGCAGCTCTACGACGGGAGGTCATGATGTCAAAGGCCGCACGAGGGCCCAAGAGCAGTGTGACCGCACAGAGCATCCTGAAACGAGTGGAGGCCGAGCGAGATGAGGCCACAGCAGACCTCCACCGCATGaccacagagagagacagcCTGAGAGAGAGACTCAAG ATCTCTCAGGAGACAGCCATCAGCGAGAGAGCTCACCTGGAGCAGAGGGTGGAGGACCTGCAGGCTGCTGTACTCACA CTGGAGCAGGAGCGAGGGGAACAGAGAAGCAGGCACGCTCAAATGAGGGAGACCATGATGTGTCTGGAGGAGGAAGTTCAAGTACTTGGGCGAAAACTCAATGCCAGTGAAGAAGAGCTCAGCCGCCTCAGAAATGAGTGCAGCAGCCTCAG ACTGGCAAATAATCAGTTGGAAATCTCTCTGAGTGAGAATCAGCGAAGACTAACCAGCAGGATTGGAGAGCTACAAAACACTCATGAGAGAAATAAAATGCTGGATGAAAAGAATG ACTCTCTCCTGAGGCAGGTGACTGCTATGCAAGAGGAAGTGAACATGCTGCGGTGTACAGTCTCAGAGCTGGACCAGCATATAGACTCGCTGCAGGAACAACTGGAGAAAAAGGCAGACCTGCTCACCACAGCAAATGACCAGCTAGATGAGAAG gAGAAAACCATTAGGAGCTTAAAACTGAGAACCGAGGATCTTGAGACAACTCTAAT AACTATGAGGGAGACCATAGCTGGCAGAGAAAGAGAGCTGGATGTTCTGAGGAGGAAGCTGTCTGACTCTGAAAGTGAGATGGGCACAGTGATGAAAGTCAAAGACGCCACATTACAAGAGAACGGTCAGCTGAGGGGCGACTTTGACAAAGCACGTCTGGAAATTCAG ACTCTACAGCTCAAGCTGGATGAAGCTAATGAGGATATAGAAGACTTGCAGGAAAAAGTACAAGTTCACATTGCTGACATCTCACGCACTGAAGATCTGTTGTCTGCTAAG GAGCGCGAGTGCAGAGAACTGCAAGAGTCTCGAAGGAAAGCGTCTCTTCAGATGGAAAGCTGGGAGGAACAGGCCAGACATGCTGAAACCACTGTCATCGAACTCCGTCTTGAGCTTCACAACTCTAACTTAGAGATACTTCGACTCAAAGAAAGAGCAGACAGCCTGGAGAGCAGCCTGCAACAG GCGCTGAGTGCAGAGCGGAGTTGTACTAGTCAGCTGTCTCAGCTGAACCGAAAGATGATTCACGTGGAGGAAGATCTGCGTCAGGCCCAGACTGAGCGCACACAGGTGCAGACTGACCTGGAAAAAACACGGGAGCTCTGTGTCAAACTGGATGCCAGCAAAGAAGCT gtGCAGCGTGAGCTGGAACCATGCCGCTCTGAGATTGAGCTGTTACAGAAGCAGCTGAGCGGTGAACGTCTGTCTGTTCAGACTTTAGAGAGCTTGCTGGTGTCTTCACGAGAAAAGGAGTTACAGAGGCAGCTCACCTCTCAGGAAAGACAGACCGAAGTACAAATTCTCAAGGACAAACTCAGCATGGCTGACAGCAAAGT GAGTTCTCAGAGTAGGGAAATGGCTCAGCTGAGGACACGATCAACCCAGCTGGAGGCAGATCTTGAGATGACCAAGAGACACCTGGCCACTGAGCGCTTTGAAAG GGAGCGTGCAGTACAGGAACTGCGCAGGCAAGGGCTCTCAGCTATTTCTCCCGTCCTCTCCTCCACTCTGCGTTCGTCATCCACTTCTCGTCATCGCTCTCTGAGTCCTCACAGATCATTGTCTCCAGAACGCTCTCATCACAGCACACCTGACCCACCGCTCGTGTCATATTACCCTGACAG gAGTCTGACTTTCAGAGACCTTTATGACTGA
- the slkb gene encoding STE20-like kinase b isoform X1 has translation MSFFNFRKIFKLGAEKKKKQYDHVHRDTNPEEIWEIVGELGDGAFGKVFKAQNKQTGIFAAAKVIDTKSEDELEDYMVEIDILASCDHHNIVKLLDAFYYESKLWILIEFCAGGAIDAVMLELERPLTEPQIRVVCKQTLDALLYLHDNKVIHRDLKAGNILLSLDGDVKLADFGVSAKNTKTVQRRDSFIGTPYWMAPEVVMCETSKDRPYDYKADIWSLGITLIELAQIEPPNHEMNPMRVLLKIAKAEPPTLQRPSKWSPEFNDFLKHALDKNVDNRWSTAQLLQHPFVSSVTDSRPLRELIAEAKAEVTEEIEDLKEEEEEEDHEGNLLLPGHKRAPSDASVGSSEDEKLPQSPSTLESVPEKIEEVATPKLPDDNGIAGIKKEEEPLKVGENHIEDVAEPESKEQAVEVSPEESQEPKAEEKPVELETPTDTVVQTEEQRAKPDGEKLEEVKEVVGNGELVKEVSASDISSLETPTEPVKQAVPDEPIPTSPLKEEESVEEKEKPELVEKQSPVKPRYVKKEDSDSGISSSADNSSIDLNLSISSFISKSKEPGTVSQQYNKRQKKTLKKTRKFIVDGVEVSVTTSKIITDNDTKSEEMRFLRRQELRELRLLQKEEQRAQQQLSNKLQQQREQIYKRFEQEVTSKKRQYDTEVENMERQQKQTIERLEQEHTERLREEAKRIKAEQDKELSKFQSTLKNRKKEELSPKHAIILKHIREDLIQTPCEEEQEFLQKQQQDLDSALKKIIQQHKHELATIERDCLNNKQQLLRAREAAMWELEERHLQEKHQLHKQQLKDQYFMQRHQLLKRHEKEMEQMHRYNQRLVEEMKNKQTQERTRLPKIQRSDAKTRMAMFKKSLRITTTGVTPELEREKVKQFAAQEEKRQKNERHHQHQKHETQMRDLQTQCDANVRELQQLQNEKCHLLIEHETQKLKELDEEHSAELKDWREKLRPRKKALEDEFARKLQEQEMFFKMSGESACLNPSTQSRISKFYPVPSVHSTGF, from the exons ATGTCCTTCTTTAATTTCCGCAAAATCTTTAAATTGGGCgcagagaagaagaagaagcaatATGATCACGTGCACAGGGACACAAATCCGGAGGAAATCTGGGAGATTGTGGGAGAACTGGGGGATGGAGCCTTCGGAAAGGTGTTCAAg gcTCAAAACAAGCAGACAGGCATTTTTGCTGCTGCAAAGGTGATTGACACCAAAAGTGAAGATGAGCTGGAGGACTACATGGTGGAGATCGACATCTTGGCATCATGCGATCATCACAATATTGTCAAGCTGCTTGACGCGTTTTACTACGAGAGCAAACTGTGG aTCCTGATAGAGTTCTGTGCCGGCGGAGCCATCGATGCTGTCATGCTCG agctGGAAAGGCCTCTGACGGAGCCGCAGATCAGGGTGGTTTGTAAGCAGACTCTGGATGCTCTGCTGTATCTGCATGACAACAAGGTGATCCACAGAGACTTGAAGGCTGGAAACATCCTGCTCTCTCTCGACGGAGATGTCAAACTGG CGGACTTTGGAGTGTCTGCCAAGAACACAAAGACCGTCCAGCGAAGAGACTCCTTCATTGGAACCCCTTACTG GATGGCTCCAGAGGTTGTGATGTGTGAGACGTCTAAGGACAGGCCGTATGACTATAAGGCAGATATTTGGTCTCTAGGAATCACTCTGATCGAGCTGGCCCAGATCGAACCGCCCAACCATGAGATGAACCCAATGAGAGTTCTGCTCAAGATCGCCAAAGCTGAGCCGCCTACTCTCCAGCGGCCTTCAAAATG GTCTCCTGAGTTTAATGACTTCCTGAAACATGCGCTGGATAAGAACGTGGACAACAGGTGGAGCACAGCACAGCTTCTTCAG CACCCGTTTGTGAGTAGTGTGACTGACAGCCGACCCCTGCGGGAACTCATCGCTGAGGCCAAGGCGGAGGTCACAGAGGAGATAGAGGACCtgaaggaggaagaggaggaagaagatCATGAAGGAAACCTG CTGCTTCCTGGACACAAACGCGCACCATCTGACGCTAGCGTTGGAAGCTCTGAAGACGAGAAGCTTCCACAGTCGCCATCCACCTTGGAGTCTGTTCCTGAGAAGATCGAGGAGGTCGCTACACCCAAACTGCCAGATGATAATGGTATAGCTGGAATAAAGAAGGAAGAAGAACCTCTGAAGGTGGGCGAGAACCACATTGAGGATGTAGCAGAACCTGAATCTAAGGAACAAGCTGTGGAAGTATCTCCAGAGGAATCTCAAGAACCTAAAGCTGAAGAGAAGCCTGTAGAACTAGAGACTCCTACTGATACAGTAGTCCAAACAGAGGAGCAAAGAGCCAAACCTGATGGAGAGAAACTGGAAGAGGTAAAGGAGGTGGTGGGCAATGGTGAACTCGTAAAGGAAGTGTCTGCATCAGACATTTCTTCATTGGAGACACCAACAGAACCCGTTAAACAAGCTGTGCCTGATGAACCTATTCCAACATCTCCATTGAAAGAAGAAGAGAGTGTTGAGGAAAAGGAGAAACCTGAACTGGTGGAGAAACAAAGCCCTGTGAAGCCCAGGTATGTGAAGAAGGAGGACTCCGACTCTGGGATCAGTTCTTCAGCTGACAACAGCAGCATAGACCTGAACTTATCCATCTCCAGCTTTATTAGCAAATCCAAGGAGCCAGGAACTGTCTCTCAGCAG TACAACAAGAGGCAGAAAAAGACTCTGAAAAAGACTCGCAAGTTCATCGTGGATGGTGTGGAAGTCAGCGTAACAACGTCCAAGATCATCACAGACAATGACACCAAAAGCGAGGAGATGAGATTCCTCCG gCGTCAGGAGCTGAGGGAACTGAGACTTCTTCAGAAAGAGGAGCAGAGAGCCCAACAGCAGCTCAGCAACAAACTCCAGCAGCAGAGAGAGCAGATCTACAAACGCTTCGAACAGGAAGTCACG AGTAAGAAGCGTCAGTATGATACGGAGGTGGAGAATATGGAGCGGCAGCAGAAACAGACCATCGAGCGTCTGGAGCAGGAGCACACCGAGCGCCTCAGAGAAGAGGCCAAACGCATCAAAGCTGAGCAGGACAAAGAGCTTTCCAAGTTTCAGAGCACACTCAAGAACCGCAAGAAAGAG GAGCTCTCACCCAAACATGCGATCATCCTGAAACATATTAGGGAGGATCTAATACAAACTCCTTGTGAGGAG gaGCAGGAGTTTCTTCAGAAGCAGCAGCAGGATCTGGACAGCGCTCTGAAGAAGATCATTCAGCAGCACAAACATGAGCTGGCCACTATTGAGAGAGACTGTCTCAACAACAAGCAGCAGCTCCTGAGAG CCCGAGAAGCCGCTATGTGGGAGCTGGAAGAGCGCCACCTACAGGAAAAACACCAGTTGCACAAACAGCAGTTGAAAGACCAGTACTTCATGCAGCGACACCAGCTGCTTAAAAGACACGAGAAG GAAATGGAGCAGATGCATAGGTATAACCAGCGTCTGGTAGAGGAGATGAAGAACAAACAGACGCAGGAGAGAACTAGACTGCCTAAGATCCAGCGCAGTGATGCAAAGACCCGCATGGCCATGTTCAAAAAGAGTCTGCGCATCACGACCACAGGGGTCACACCGGAACTGGAACGCGAGAAGGTCAAACAG TTTGCAGCACAGGAGGAGAAGAGACAAAAGAACGAGCGTCACCATCAACACCAGAAACATGAGACTCAGATGAGAGACCTGCAGACGCAGTGCGACGCCAACGTCAGAGAACTACAGCAGCTGCAG AATGAGAAGTGCCATCTGTTGATTGAGCATGAGACTCAGAAGCTGAAGGAGCTGGATGAGGAGCACAGCGCAGAGCTCAAGGACTGGAGAGAGAAACTCAGACCCCGCAAGAAG GCCCTTGAGGACGAGTTCGCCCGTAAGCTACAGGAACAggaaatgttcttcaaaatgagCGGGGAGTCTGCATGCCTTAACCCCTCCACCCAGAGCCGGATCTCAAAGTTCTACCCCGTCCCGAGTGTCCACTCCACCGGgttttaa